One genomic window of Halovivax cerinus includes the following:
- the sugE gene encoding quaternary ammonium compound efflux SMR transporter SugE — MWYVLVLAGLFEIVWAIGLQYTEGFTKPVPTVLTLVALAISMVLLARAVTELPIGTAYAVWTGIGAVGTATLGVVLFDEPATLARAGFIGLIVVGIVGLHLVGGH; from the coding sequence ATGTGGTACGTACTCGTTCTCGCCGGCCTGTTCGAGATCGTCTGGGCCATCGGTCTCCAGTACACGGAGGGGTTTACGAAACCGGTTCCGACGGTCCTAACCCTCGTCGCGCTCGCCATCAGTATGGTACTTCTCGCGCGAGCGGTGACCGAACTCCCGATCGGGACGGCTTACGCGGTCTGGACGGGAATCGGCGCGGTCGGGACCGCGACGCTCGGCGTCGTCCTCTTCGACGAGCCCGCGACGCTCGCCAGAGCCGGCTTCATCGGGCTCATCGTCGTCGGAATCGTCGGCCTCCACCTGGTCGGTGGACACTGA